A stretch of Corylus avellana chloroplast, complete genome DNA encodes these proteins:
- the ycf3 gene encoding photosystem I assembly protein Ycf3, which produces MPRSRINGNFIDKTFSIVANILLRIIPTTSGEKEAFTYYRDGGMSAQSEGNYAEALQNYYEAMRLEIDPYDRSYILYNIGLIHTRNGEHTKALEYYFRALERNPFLPQALNNMAVICHYRGEQAIRQGDSEIAEAWFDQAAEYWKQAIALTPGNYIEAQNWLKITRRFE; this is translated from the exons ATGCCCAGATCTCGGATAAATGGAAATTTTATTGATAAGACCTTTTCAATTGTAGCCAATATCTTATTACGAATAATTCCGACAACTTCAGGAGAAAAAGAGGCATTCACCTATTACAGAGATGGTG GGATGTCGGCTCAATCCGAAGGAAATTATGCGGAAGCTTTACAGAATTATTATGAAGCTATGCGACTAGAAATTGATCCCTATGATAGAAGTTATATACTCTATAACATAGGTCTTATCCACACAAGGAACGGAGAACATACGAAAGCTTTGGAATATTATTTTAGGGCACTAGAACGAAACCCGTTCTTACCACAAGCTTTAAATAATATGGCCGTGATCTGTCATTAC CGGGGAGAACAGGCCATTCGACAGGGAGATTCTGAAATTGCAGAGGCTTGGTTCGATCAAGCCGCTGAGTATTGGAAACAAGCTATAGCGCTTACTCCAGGTAATTATATTGAAGCACAGAATTGGTTGAAGATCACAAGGCGTTTCGAATAA